In Oscillatoria sp. FACHB-1407, the sequence TTGAAATTGGGCGAGGAAATGTGCTTGCTCAACCCTTGATTGGTCGAAACTCACTGATGTTAATGGATGGCGATCGCCACAAGCGAGAGCGCAAGCTCTTGATGCCATCCTTTCACGGTGAACGGTTGCAAGCATACGCGACTCAGATTTGTGCGATCGCTGACCAGATAGCCAGTCAATGGCACGTTGGGCAGCCTTTTGTGGTGCGATCGACCATGCAAAAAATCAGTCTGGAACTGATTTTGCAGGTGGTGTTTGGCTTGAGTGAGGGTGAACGCTATCAACAACTCAAACCATTGCTGACGGAATGGCTAGATATGACCGATTCGCCATTGCGATCGAGCCTATTGTTTTTGAAGTTTTTGCAGAAAGATTGGGGCGCGTGGTCACCCTGGAGCCAAATGAAACAGCGGCAGCGGCAAGTGCATCAGCTCTTGCAGGATGAAATTAGCGATCGCAAAAACCAGGGTGATGCCGGACGGATCGATGTCCTCAGCCTGATGATGGCAGCCCGCGATGAGCAAGGCAACGCCATGACCGATGAAGAATTGAGAGACGAACTGATTACGCTATTGTTTGCGGGACATGAGACGGTTGCTACAAGCCTCTCCTGGGCGTTTTATGAGATTCATCGTCAGCCACATATCCTTGAAAAGCTGTTAGTGGAGTTGGAGAGCTTTGGGGCAACCCCATCCGTAGGGGCGATCGCCCCCCAGGAGGATCTGCTCCGCATTGCCCAGTTGCCCTATCTCTCGGCGGTCTGTCAGGAAACTCTGCGAATGTATCCAGTGCTTCCAGTCATTTTTCCCCGCAT encodes:
- a CDS encoding cytochrome P450 codes for the protein MSQLPNRVPAPTWWQLLTWIADPIKFQDRYHQRYGDIFTMNLGRLGGYVVIGEPKLIQEIFSQDSKFEIGRGNVLAQPLIGRNSLMLMDGDRHKRERKLLMPSFHGERLQAYATQICAIADQIASQWHVGQPFVVRSTMQKISLELILQVVFGLSEGERYQQLKPLLTEWLDMTDSPLRSSLLFLKFLQKDWGAWSPWSQMKQRQRQVHQLLQDEISDRKNQGDAGRIDVLSLMMAARDEQGNAMTDEELRDELITLLFAGHETVATSLSWAFYEIHRQPHILEKLLVELESFGATPSVGAIAPQEDLLRIAQLPYLSAVCQETLRMYPVLPVIFPRITKAPVTLAGRSFDAETVLMPSIYLVHYREDLYPHPHEFKPERFLERQYAPSEYFPFGGGVRRCLGYALAQLEMKLVLATVVSRYRLELLETKPVKMQRRGFTLAPKGGVRMAIIGKR